Genomic DNA from Sardina pilchardus chromosome 4, fSarPil1.1, whole genome shotgun sequence:
AGCTTGGTTGGCTACATGCCCATAATCCCAGCCCCATCACATGACATCAACACTATGAATACTGTTGTCAGAAGAATCATGCAAGTTGCCAAATCATTCAACCAGAGCTATGTTGTACTGACTGTTGATCAAGCACTTTTCCCTTTACTTATGGAACTGAAATGGATAGTGCCAGAATATAAAGACAGTCTCATCCCACGTCTTGGGGGTCTGCATATATCAATGAACTTTTTGAAGGTTCTAGGCCAACATATGCAAGATTCTGGTCTAGCTGAAATCTGGGTGGAGAGTGGCCTATTTGGTCCTGGAACAGTTAACCATGTTCTAGAAGGGAAAGACTACAACAAGGGTGTACGGGCTCACAAGATTACCGTTCAAGCCTTGTGGCAACTGCTTTTGCCAGAGTTTCTGGTCTATCTGGAGGACCATGATGGGAATCTCAAACAAAATCTTGAGACATATACAAAATCTGATGTGAAGGAAGACTTTGAGAAAATGTGTGACATGCTATCCTCTGACACTTACAATGCTCTCCAATCCTCATTCATTGCTTCAAAGAAAGATGCAAATCCCAATTTTCAATTCTGGTGGCAGTACGCAGAGATGGTTCAGATCCTCCTGCTTTTTACCCGtgctcagagagagggaaagtggggCTTACACCTGTATGCATTTCAGGAAATGCTTCCATACTTCCATCGCTACGACCATACTAATTATGCAAGATGGGGCCCGGTGTACCTTGCTCAGATGAAGCAGCTTCCAGCTGAAGTGCAAGAGGAATTTGACAATGGAAACTGGGTTGTGAAAGGATCATCAAGAAGATTCAACCAAGTGGATCCTGACCAAGCTCAGGAATGGATGAATGGTGTCGGAAAGGGAAGCGGTGGGATAATCGGCATCACCAAAACGGCATCTGCGCTATTCCGTTGGACTTTATCATACAGTCTTCGCACACACATAGCTGCACAGACAAGGGAGATGTATCATCTTGAACATTATGATCAAATGGTGCATAATGAATCCAATGTGTCAAGGAGGCTCCAAGACCATGGAGATGAAAATAATGTAATggaattgttacagaaatcagctGTAttctcagacagacagcagagtTGCTTTCCTGATATGTTGCAGAATATTGTTACTAAAGACATCGCAACAACAGAAATACAAGAATCTCTACTAAATGCACGTAGTCTTGGTCAGGAGAAATTGATCACCTTTGTGAAACAGAGGCTCATGCAACCCAAGAATGGTGACCAGCAGAAAAAACTCAGGGATCCTTTGCCAAAAAATAAACCTCCTACATTTGCCACTCTTCACAGGGCAGGAAAGAAAGGAGTGGAAAAGTTAGTCACCAAAGCCAAAGCTGAAAGAAATGTTTTGCAGCGCATTATCACAGCATATGACGCAGGAAGGGAAGTGGACTTGGGGAAAATCCTCAGACACGAGTTGATGAATGTCCCCACTGCTATTGCAGACAGTGATGGCTATTTGAGAAGTGGAAATAAATCCATCCTCAGTCAGGtgctatgtggtgatgtggaATGTCCAGCACTGGTGTACCCTACAGACATTGATTCAACGCTAGTGATCGATGGTCAAGCTTTTGTTATGATGCTAGGACAACCATCTGACTGCAACACATTTGGGCAATATGCCAGCAAGTTTGTGAAAAGAGTGCTTGCATTTGGCAAAAACTTTGACAGAATTGACACTACATTTGACAGGTACAGAGACATATCAATTAAGAGCACAACCAGGGGGAAACGTGCAAGAGGATGCACACCTATTCGCCGTGCCATTGAAGATAGCTCTGTACCACTTCCAAGGAACTGGTCCAATTTCCTTGCTTTGGAGAAGAACAAAGAAGATTTGGCAACATTTCTATCAGACGAGCTATTGGCTCAAGCTCCAGACGACAAAATTATCATTGTGGCTGGAGGCTTTAAAGAAGAGAACACGGCAAAGTGTAATTCAGAAATGGACATCACTGCTCTCCAGGCCTACCATGAGGAAGCAGACACAAGGATTGTGCTCCACTGTGTACATTCAAATGCAGAATTTCTTGTTGTTTCAAGTCCAGATACAGATGTACTCATTTTGTTAATTGCGCATTTTGGCAAGATGAAGTGCAAACAGTTGTGGCTGAGAATGGGGACCTCCAAAAAACCCAGGCATATCCCCATACACAAAGTGCATGAGAGTCTGAGGGTGCAGGTTCCCGATATTGAGAATATTCTGGCCTTCCATGCAATAACAGGCTGTGACACTGTGTCCTACTTTGCAGGACATAGCAAGAAAACATCCTGGAAAACATTCTTGGAGCAGCCTGCACTTTTAGATGGACTTGGCCTGGGTGAACTGACTGAAACCACCATACATTCTGCAGAGAAGTTCATTTGTCGTGTTTATGACACCAACGATGTCAGCTGCAATGATGCAAGAGCCACACTGTTCTCCAGATGTCGGGGACCTGAGGCTCTACCACCTACGAGTGATGCTGCTCAGTGGCATATTAGAAGAGCACATTATCAAGCTCTAGTATGgagacaagcaaacaaaacaaatccaaTACTACCACCTATAGAGGAAATGGGATGGGATGTCATCAATGGACACCTGGAACCCAAACTGATGTCTGTTGCAGCAATCCCCAAAAGCTGTAGCTTGATGGTTACCTGCAGGTGCAAGTGTGGTTGCAATACAAGCAAATGCAGTTGTCGCAGCGCCGGCTTGCTTTGTACAGGTGGCTGCAAATGTAGAAGAACTCCAGATCATCCATGCCAGAATGCAAGCAGTTTGGACTAAGGAGGAACATCTCACTTCAGGTAAGTTAGAAGTAATTTCTCTTAACTTTCTATTTCAAATTTAACACAGAACTAACACCAAACACAACATAAAATCCTAATGTGTGACTTTTTCTTTCCACAGTGACTGTTGCAGTGGCCATGGAGATTGAGAGGCACTCTCTGCTGTAAATAAAtttgatttgtatttattttggcCTGTTCTTAGTTTTATTTCAGGTTTAAGAGCAATTAAAATGGTTCGTTTTATGAATACTGTTTGCTTTATTACCTTTATCCCATCTGTTATTAATAAACGTTGTTATTAATAAACTACCTTGTTTTATTGCCTTAATTCAATCTAACATGTTTAAAAAATACTTGGTTATGACTCCTGCACTATTTTAGCATTTAAATATGACATTTAACCTTAATGCTATGATGTTTAACTGATTGGtttagaaataaaaagaaaaaaacgttttgctcattttaatatgcaaattagaagGTTTAAAACTCAGAATTCAGCTTGGTAAACACAATATTCAGAATCAGCACCCTCAAATTATGTAAAAAACATGGTTTACCGGCTTTTCCTCAAATTTGCCGCTAGAACTCCTCTTTTGTGAAAATTGTACTAGACTATACAGGCTTACAGAACCTAATACGAGTGCACAAGTGACTTGACTTGTATAGAAGTATGTAAATTGGAGCGCGGGCTCAGTATGCTGAAACAGTTACAGTCTGGTGGTCCAGTGTGGGTGCTGTTTCAGTAAATACCGCTAGATGGCGATGCAGAGTTGGTGGTGACAGCAGGTCTGAGACCGTATCAGAGTTAGAGACGAGAccagtgttgtgcatgttctcactTCTTACAAACACACTGTTTGTAAGAAGTGCACACTTCTGTTTGCACACttctgtttacacactaaatcttttcttttttgaacaCGTCACTCAAACATTATGATCCCACACAAAATATGCAAGACCATACCAAACCAAAACCTATTCTCAGACAGTTTTCtatttcatgaaaaaaaaattgcaaaacaccacacacaatttTCTACCTAACACATCTATCAGGAAGTAACTTGATTCCCTTTGTTTGCAAACACAACCTATCAAAATGGCCCAATTATTGAAGCATCAGTGCTTCAGTTTCCTCACATATGAAATAGTCATTACTTTACTGAACACCATGCAAAACATTGCATATTATGCCTATGAATAGATGCATGCGCATGCCCAACTATTCCTtcctatcaacacacacacacacacacacacacacacacacacacagacagggagacagagcgagggagagagagagagagagagagaaatacaacacactttttaaaaactgcTTTCAAGACATTAAATCTTTGCTTGTCACACAATTTTTGAAACCTGTCACTCAAACTCTATAACCCCACACCAAATATGcaaaaccagacacacacacgcacacacacacacacacacacacagacacagacacagacacacagacacacagacacacacacacacacacacacacacacacacacacacacacacacacacacacacacacacacacactcaaacactatAACCCCACACCAAATCTGCAAAACCAGACACTAACTCCCAtttgttagtgttagtgtctAAGACTAACTCCCATAAGGTTCAGgacagcacaacacagagaacacacacacacacacacacacacacacacacacacacacacacacacacacacacatagagtaagTTCTGTCTGTGGTCAGAACAgctttttcaaaaatgtttggTTTGGAAATATACTCAGAAGCCCGTGAAAGACAGAAGATCTTTAGGTTTTGAGCAAGAATGTGTAAATGATGTATCCAAAAtgccaaaatgtgtgtgtgtgtgtgtgtgtgtgtgtgagagagagagagagagagagtgtgtgaaaggtaATGTTTCAGTACTGCATTGggtgtttgaagtgtgtgagtATTTCCTTGTTTGTTGCTATGTTGTGTAACATAACACCATATTGTGTGTTCTCACCCCACTGGTCTGAACAAGACTAACCTCCGACCCAGATCAGATGCATggggcgaggtgtgtgtgtgtgtgtgtgtgtgtgtgtgtgtgtgtgtgtgtgtgtgtgtgtgaaagagagagagatatagagagatagatacacagaaagagagagagagtgtgtgtgtgtgtgtgtgtgtgtgtgtgtgtgtgtgcgcccacacAGAACTGAACATCAGCACAAACAAGCCGTTCTAAGATAAAGCACATCCTCACATCTCACTACAGTGTCTCATATTCTCAAATATGAGTCAAGCCACTTCTGGACCCCATACCCCTCAGGACAGctctgtgtggtgcgtgtgtgtgtgtgtgtgtgtgtgtgtgtgtgtgtgtgtgtgtgtgtgtgtgtgtgtgtgtgtgtgtgtgtgtgtgtgtgtgtttgtgtgcgtgtgcgtgtgcgtgtgcgtgtgtgtgtgcgcgcgcgcacgtctgtgtgcttgtatttgtgtgtgtgtgtgtgtgtgtgtgcagaggtccTTGTCTTTGAAATAAACATCTGATTATAATGCTTATAGGAGCCCCTCAGAAACCGTGATGAGCACGTCCATTCAGCAGTTCTGAGGAAAGGGATGAAAGGGGCgtgaagaaagagggagagagagagagagagagagagatgaacagatagaggagaaaagaaagagaggacaaacaggtttctccctccctccctccctccctgcactATTCTCTACATTCCACTCAATCAATGTCACTCACATGAACTGTGCTCTCattgtgtcagtgtatgtgtgtgtgtgtgtgtgtgtgtgtgtgtgtgtgtgtgtgtgtgtgtgtgtgtgtgtgtgttgctccttgctttttttttgcagttcaTCAAGACATCGGGAAGTACAAATATGGTGATGGCAGTGTTGCTGATGACTGAGTATGAGGAATGTTTTAGGTCTGAGTGCTTACTTGTCATGTCccagtaaaaaatatattttatttatgaaTCCCAATAAAGCATTTAAAAGGttttagaaagaaagaaaaagaaggaaaataatgtgtgtgtgtgtgtgtgtgtgtgtgtgtgtgtttgaacatgtTTGCATTCCTGTGTcatgtttgttgatgtgtgttgtttgttgttgtgtttgtgcgcgtgtgatGCGATCTGCTTTATCTTCTTCTTATCAGTATGTTTTTGTACATAACAGAATTACCGGAAGTGAAAGTATGGTGGcagtttttgtgtgagtgtatctgtttctgtgtgtgtgtgtgtgtgtgtgtgtgtgtgtgtgtgtgtgcgcgcgcgcgcgcgtgtgtgatgtgatctgcTTTATCTCCTCAGTAAGTTTTTGTACATGACAGAATTACCGGAAGAGGTTTTGAGAAGGGTTAAGGGATTGAAGAGTTAAGAGACGGCCCCTTTGAACACTcttcaaatgaatgtgttggaaactgtccctatttggacacaagttgtgttgttttcaacacatttgttttaagtgtgtgtgtgtgtgtgtgtgtgtgtgtgtgtgtgtgtgtgtgtgtgagtgacatggagagagatagaccaAGCGAAAGAGAAatatgagagggggggggcatgttgTGTGTCAGGTATTAGGGAGGTATCAGGCTGGGTTCAGCACAGAGATCATCTCAGCTCGGCACTTTCCCACTGGCTCATCCAGTTTGTTTAGCTGTGGAAAAAAACGCCGAGGTCAGCACTGCACTCAGCTCACATCATGACAGCCAGTAACCCACACCAGCACCTCACACTTATTCCCACTATAGCCAGTAACCCACACCAGTACCTCACACTTATTCCCACTACAGCCAGTAACCCACAACAGTACCTCACACTTATTCCCACTACAGCCAGTAACCCACACCAGTACCTCACACTTATTCCCACTACAGCCAGTAACCTGCACCAGTACCTCACACTTATTCCCACTACAGCCAGTAACCCACACCAGTACCTCACACTTATTCCCACTACAGCCAGTAACCCACACCAGTACCTCACACTTATTCCCACTACAGCCAGTAACCTACAGCAGCACCTCACATATACAGCCAGTAACCTACAGCAGTACCTCACATTTATTCCCACTacataccatgctatagttattgttattttataattaactgagtgacttatatgattgctattctcatttcattgttttatttctcattaggttagtgcttaaattattgttttattgacaatattgctattctccctttttgtaattgttcactgttatttaatttgtattgttatttatttgcatgtcgctttggacaaaggcgtctgctaaataaccataaccataaccataaccataacctgcACCAGTACCTCATATCCCCACTACAGCCAGTAACCTACAGTACCTCACACATATTCACTACAGCCAGTAACTTACAGCAGTACCTCACACATATCCCCACAACAGCCAGTAACCTACAGTACCTCACACATATTCACTACAGCCAGTAACTTACAGCAGTACCTCACACATATTCCCACTACAGCCAGTAACCTACAGCAGTACCTCACACATATCCCCACAACAGCCTCTCTAACACAACACATGGGCCATGGAGCCAAGGAATTGTGCAAACATCTCATTTCGGCTTTCTTCATTAATATTCTAATGCTATTGGGctagtgttgtgtgtctgtagaaaGCAGTGTTTGTTAAACAGCATTCAGACTCTGATTCCCATGCACTGGGCTTGTGTTTGTGCCTAATATATTCATAGGGCAATATATAATATGTATCTCTTTATGTATCAAAATATTTGAACGTTTAAACACAACATTTTAACAACACACATATCTCACAAACGAATAGGTAGCATAACATAAACAATGCCTCATTTAAAGGAATGTATGCAACGCATCTTTCCAGAGGCTGAATAAGAATTCCGAAACAGCCGCACAATACCATCCTCTGATTCCGAGGTTACTAGCGGTTATGGCAAGTTGGCAGAACTAATACACTGATTGGTCACACATATTTAGTCCCGCCTAAATGAAGCCAGTATAGAGCGTCTGATTGGATATTCGCCTAACTGCGCTGTGGGTTGATGGTATCCACATTAATATCCATCCGCCACACCCAAGTATCGCTCATCAGAACAGAATGTTGCCGTTCATATTTGTGGTTTACATATTTtggaataacacacatacacacaaagaaaacacagacagacagacaacacacacacacacacacacacacacacacacacacacacacaaatctaactTTACCATTATAGGGCTAATCTAATTTTACCATTAGAGTGTGTAGTGCGTGAACTTGGTAAGACGTGCTACTTAACTGCAATAACTAATATGCCTGCCTACTCGTGACAACTTCAAGGGGGCTATACGTCTCTTGCTGACATATGTAGGTCTCCACTTCGTGAAAATGGACATTATTTCTGTGTTCTGCAGGTTTGAGAGCCGCTGGTCTAAGAGGGACGTGCTCGGAGTCTCTCCGTTTCAGCGCCATCCCTGGAATCCGGTTTTACCCGCAGGACCTGGACCAACAGGTTGCAGACACGCCCCTGCTCAATGTGCACGAAACCGCCAAGGCTATAAAGAGCTCCGTGGGACACCGATAGTCAGAACGAGCTTGAAAGTAACTCGGGAGGTAATAACGCAAGACTCCCCAAACGAAGCTAAATCTTGAACCTGACAGGACCAATAACTATTCTCATCAATTTTACTCCTGTTTGCTAAACTTGAAGACTTCtacttttctttcattttatcTTTCCTACGTTTGTGAACAACGCAGTCTGTCAAAATGATGCGCCTCGCAGACACCTACGCCCAGAAGAACTCTCTCCTGAACGCCATGAACCGCTTCATCGGCGCCGTGAACAACATGGACCAGACGGTGATGGTGCCCAGCCTGCTGCGGGACGTGCCGTTGGAGCACGAGAAGGAACCGGAGGTGAGCGCGCCCGGTAGCTATCTGCGGGAC
This window encodes:
- the LOC134077919 gene encoding uncharacterized protein LOC134077919 codes for the protein MQPKNGDQQKKLRDPLPKNKPPTFATLHRAGKKGVEKLVTKAKAERNVLQRIITAYDAGREVDLGKILRHELMNVPTAIADSDGYLRSGNKSILSQVLCGDVECPALVYPTDIDSTLVIDGQAFVMMLGQPSDCNTFGQYASKFVKRVLAFGKNFDRIDTTFDRYRDISIKSTTRGKRARGCTPIRRAIEDSSVPLPRNWSNFLALEKNKEDLATFLSDELLAQAPDDKIIIVAGGFKEENTAKCNSEMDITALQAYHEEADTRIVLHCVHSNAEFLVVSSPDTDVLILLIAHFGKMKCKQLWLRMGTSKKPRHIPIHKVHESLRVQVPDIENILAFHAITGCDTVSYFAGHSKKTSWKTFLEQPALLDGLGLGELTETTIHSAEKFICRVYDTNDVSCNDARATLFSRCRGPEALPPTSDAAQWHIRRAHYQALVWRQANKTNPILPPIEEMGWDVINGHLEPKLMSVAAIPKSCSLMVTCRCKCGCNTSKCSCRSAGLLCTGGCKCRRTPDHPCQNASSLD